From the genome of Mycetocola spongiae, one region includes:
- a CDS encoding ATP-binding cassette domain-containing protein: MTETAIRLKGVSRSFGPTLALSDITLDVPRDSITGLLGRNGAGKTTLMSLIAGHDRPGSGTVRVFGENPFENAAVDSRLSFLRDNQRYPDDLTLTHALRIAPRFHAAWSAELAAELVAAFRLPARIDVRKFSRGQLSSLGIVLGLASRAEVTIFDEPYLGLDATARRIFYDALLRDYAAHPRTMLISTHLIDEMEAIFESVIVVEAGRVVLAAGVEEALASAYTVSGPAAVVLAQVEGRKILHTHRVGGLAAVTIAGRLLPAEAAAARERGLETAAASLQELVATYGSVDTTTDSEARS; this comes from the coding sequence ATGACCGAGACGGCCATTCGACTCAAGGGGGTATCGCGCTCCTTTGGCCCCACACTCGCCCTGAGCGATATTACGCTCGACGTGCCGCGCGATTCGATCACCGGCCTGCTGGGCCGAAACGGAGCGGGCAAAACCACGCTGATGTCCCTGATCGCGGGGCACGACCGTCCCGGCTCGGGCACCGTGCGGGTATTCGGGGAGAACCCCTTCGAAAACGCCGCCGTGGACTCCCGGCTGAGCTTCCTGCGGGATAACCAGCGCTACCCGGATGATCTCACCCTGACCCACGCCCTGCGGATCGCCCCGCGCTTCCACGCCGCCTGGTCCGCCGAACTCGCCGCCGAACTGGTGGCGGCATTTCGACTGCCCGCGCGCATCGACGTCCGTAAGTTCTCGCGCGGACAGCTCTCCTCCCTCGGTATCGTGCTGGGCCTCGCGAGCCGCGCCGAGGTCACCATCTTTGATGAGCCCTATCTGGGCCTGGACGCCACCGCCCGCCGGATTTTTTATGATGCGCTGCTGCGCGATTATGCGGCCCACCCCCGCACGATGCTGATCTCCACGCACCTGATCGACGAGATGGAGGCCATCTTTGAATCCGTGATTGTGGTGGAGGCCGGCCGCGTTGTGCTGGCCGCCGGAGTGGAGGAGGCCCTCGCCTCCGCCTATACCGTGAGCGGCCCCGCCGCCGTGGTTCTTGCCCAGGTTGAGGGTCGGAAGATCCTGCATACGCACCGCGTGGGCGGCCTCGCGGCCGTGACCATCGCCGGGCGCCTGCTGCCCGCCGAGGCGGCCGCGGCCCGCGAACGCGGCCTCGAAACCGCCGCCGCGAGCCTGCAGGAGCTGGTTGCCACCTATGGCTCCGTTGATACCACCACCGATTCGGAGGCCCGCTCATGA
- a CDS encoding class II 3-deoxy-7-phosphoheptulonate synthase translates to MIAGLDYWRELPIKQQPSWPNPDAVVAASNTISSLPPLVFAGEVDVLRERLAAAASGKAFLLQGGDCAETFAGATADQIRDRVRTLLQMAVVLTYGASMPVVKMGRMAGQFAKPRSSDNETRDGVTLPAYRGDIVNGYDFTPESRAANPDRLVQGYHTAASTLNLIRAFTQGGFADLREVHRWNQGFAKNPANARYEKVAKEIDRAIRFMEAAGADFNSLRGVEFYTGHEGLLMDYERPMTRIDSRTGTPYNTSAHFIWIGERTREIDGAHVDFLSRVRNPIGVKLGPTTSTEDMLRLVDKLDPEREPGRLTFITRMGAGKIREALPPLLEAIKAEGSTPLWVTDPMHGNGFSTPNGFKTRRFDDVVDEVKGFFEAHRQVGTFPGGIHVELTGDDVTECLGGAEHIDEADLATRYESLCDPRLNHKQSLELAFLVAEELTARAGE, encoded by the coding sequence GTGATCGCCGGACTGGATTATTGGCGCGAACTGCCGATTAAGCAGCAACCAAGCTGGCCCAACCCCGACGCAGTCGTGGCGGCCTCAAATACCATTTCCTCGCTTCCCCCGCTGGTTTTTGCGGGCGAGGTGGATGTGCTGCGCGAGCGTCTCGCCGCGGCCGCCAGCGGAAAGGCCTTCCTGTTGCAGGGAGGCGATTGCGCCGAGACTTTCGCCGGCGCCACCGCCGACCAGATCCGCGACCGCGTGCGCACGCTGCTGCAGATGGCCGTGGTCCTCACCTATGGTGCCTCGATGCCCGTGGTGAAGATGGGCCGCATGGCGGGCCAGTTTGCCAAGCCGCGCTCGAGCGATAACGAGACTCGCGATGGCGTGACCCTTCCCGCCTACCGCGGCGATATCGTCAACGGCTATGACTTCACCCCCGAGTCGCGTGCGGCCAACCCGGACCGCCTGGTCCAGGGCTACCACACCGCCGCGTCCACGCTGAACCTGATCCGCGCGTTCACGCAGGGTGGGTTTGCCGATCTGCGCGAGGTGCACCGCTGGAATCAGGGCTTTGCCAAGAACCCTGCCAATGCCCGCTACGAGAAGGTGGCCAAGGAAATCGACCGCGCCATCCGCTTCATGGAGGCCGCGGGAGCCGATTTTAACTCGCTGCGCGGTGTGGAGTTCTACACCGGCCACGAGGGTCTGCTGATGGACTATGAGCGGCCGATGACGCGCATCGACTCGCGCACCGGTACGCCCTATAACACCTCGGCACACTTCATCTGGATCGGTGAGCGTACGCGCGAGATCGACGGTGCACACGTGGACTTCCTGTCCCGGGTGCGCAACCCGATCGGTGTGAAGCTTGGGCCCACCACCTCCACCGAGGACATGCTGCGCCTCGTGGATAAGCTGGACCCCGAGCGCGAGCCCGGACGCCTGACCTTCATCACGCGGATGGGCGCGGGCAAGATCCGCGAGGCCCTGCCGCCGCTGCTGGAGGCCATTAAGGCCGAGGGTTCCACGCCGCTCTGGGTCACCGACCCGATGCACGGCAACGGCTTCTCCACGCCCAATGGCTTTAAGACCCGTCGTTTTGACGATGTGGTGGATGAGGTTAAGGGATTCTTTGAGGCGCACCGCCAGGTGGGTACGTTCCCCGGTGGAATCCACGTGGAGCTCACGGGTGATGACGTAACCGAGTGCCTGGGTGGTGCCGAGCATATCGATGAGGCCGACCTCGCGACGCGCTATGAGTCGCTGTGCGACCCGCGCCTGAACCATAAGCAGTCCCTGGAACTTGCGTTCCTGGTGGCCGAGGAGCTCACCGCCCGCGCGGGCGAGTAG
- the pknB gene encoding Stk1 family PASTA domain-containing Ser/Thr kinase produces the protein MIGRLIDDRYQVRSRIARGGMATVYLATDLRLERRVALKVMHGHLSDDTNFKNRFIQEARSAARLADPNVVSVFDQGQDHDMAYLVMEYLPGITLRELLRDHGKLTARQVIDIMDAVTSGLAAAHRNGIVHRDLKPENVLLADDGRIKIGDFGLARAVTAQTGSGQALLGTIAYLSPELVTRGEADARSDIYALGIMMYEMLTGEQPYKGEQPMQIAYQHANESVPRPSARVSTIPADLDDLVLWATEREPSERPLDAGELLERLREVERSLGLSAVPAPVTGATTVFPTLIGGGDSAELTQVLTSSAVRTGPIDPHDPTSALSVKANRRARTGWWALIIVLMLAVGAGTTGWYFSAGPGGMIEMPALENRSAEEAIATLTELELVPNRAEDYSLSVPAGTVISTDPAGPARLARDTAVTVTVSLGLKPVALGPLAGRAIEELRPILAENNLTEGTITERFSAKAPAGTVITASSAGEDITASGDTHWGQTLDFVISAGSIPQVTGLGEPEARAKLTAIGLNVAAEARQEFNDDVAAGIVLGVVEIRDGATLEKGSTVTLTVSKGPDLVAVPDVAGKPVKAARQTLTDAGFTVTVKSDIPQAVSDLLGDAFTVRSTSPGGGEKVKRGSAITIQANF, from the coding sequence ATGATCGGCCGTCTTATCGACGACCGCTATCAGGTGCGCTCGCGCATCGCGCGCGGCGGCATGGCCACGGTGTATCTCGCAACCGATCTGCGCCTCGAGCGCCGCGTTGCACTTAAGGTGATGCACGGCCATCTCTCCGATGACACCAATTTCAAAAACCGGTTTATCCAGGAGGCCCGCTCGGCGGCGCGCCTGGCCGACCCCAATGTGGTGAGCGTTTTTGACCAGGGCCAGGATCACGATATGGCCTATCTGGTCATGGAGTACCTGCCCGGCATCACCCTGCGCGAGTTGCTGCGTGATCACGGCAAGCTCACCGCGCGCCAGGTCATCGACATCATGGATGCCGTCACGAGCGGCCTCGCCGCGGCGCACCGCAATGGCATCGTGCACCGCGATCTTAAGCCCGAAAATGTTCTCCTCGCCGATGACGGCCGCATTAAGATCGGCGATTTTGGTCTCGCGCGCGCCGTGACCGCGCAGACCGGCAGCGGCCAGGCCCTGCTGGGCACCATCGCCTATCTCTCCCCCGAGCTGGTCACCCGCGGCGAGGCCGATGCCCGCAGCGATATCTACGCCCTGGGCATCATGATGTACGAGATGCTCACCGGCGAACAGCCCTATAAGGGCGAGCAGCCGATGCAGATCGCCTATCAGCACGCCAATGAATCGGTGCCGCGCCCGAGCGCCCGGGTCTCCACGATCCCCGCGGATCTGGACGACCTGGTGCTGTGGGCCACCGAACGCGAGCCCTCCGAGCGTCCCCTGGACGCCGGCGAACTCCTGGAGCGGCTGCGCGAGGTTGAGCGTTCGCTTGGCCTGAGCGCCGTTCCGGCCCCCGTGACCGGGGCCACCACCGTATTCCCCACCCTGATCGGCGGCGGCGATAGCGCCGAGCTGACCCAGGTCCTCACCTCCTCCGCGGTGCGCACCGGGCCAATCGACCCCCACGACCCCACCTCGGCACTGAGCGTGAAGGCCAACCGCCGGGCTCGTACCGGCTGGTGGGCACTCATCATCGTGCTGATGCTTGCGGTGGGAGCGGGCACCACGGGCTGGTATTTCAGCGCGGGCCCCGGCGGAATGATCGAGATGCCCGCGCTGGAAAACCGCAGTGCCGAGGAGGCCATCGCCACGCTCACCGAGCTGGAGCTGGTTCCCAACCGCGCCGAGGACTACAGCCTGAGCGTGCCCGCGGGCACCGTGATCTCCACCGATCCCGCGGGCCCCGCGCGGCTCGCGCGCGATACCGCGGTCACCGTGACCGTCTCGCTGGGGCTCAAGCCCGTGGCGCTGGGTCCGCTCGCGGGCCGGGCAATCGAGGAGCTGCGGCCCATCCTGGCGGAGAATAATCTCACCGAGGGCACCATCACCGAACGCTTCTCGGCCAAGGCCCCCGCCGGCACCGTCATCACCGCCTCCTCGGCGGGCGAGGACATCACCGCCTCGGGAGATACCCACTGGGGCCAGACCCTCGACTTTGTGATCTCGGCGGGCTCGATCCCGCAGGTCACGGGGCTCGGCGAGCCCGAGGCCCGCGCCAAGCTCACGGCCATCGGCCTGAACGTGGCCGCCGAGGCGCGGCAGGAGTTTAACGACGACGTGGCCGCCGGCATCGTGCTGGGCGTGGTGGAGATCCGCGATGGGGCCACCCTGGAGAAGGGCTCCACCGTGACCCTCACGGTCTCCAAGGGCCCCGATCTGGTGGCCGTTCCGGACGTCGCGGGTAAGCCCGTGAAGGCCGCGCGGCAGACCCTCACCGATGCCGGATTTACCGTGACCGTAAAATCCGATATTCCGCAGGCTGTTTCCGATCTGCTGGGCGATGCCTTCACGGTGCGCTCCACCAGCCCCGGCGGCGGAGAAAAGGTCAAGCGCGGTTCCGCGATCACCATCCAGGCCAACTTCTAG
- a CDS encoding polyprenyl synthetase family protein — protein sequence MNETVQLRDQVQTRTEAFLADRRTILSRISPDLAPFSDFSQTFLSGGKRFRATFALWGWRAVTEHSAPSRLHEERARAEIIGIGSAVEMFHAAALVHDDIIDNSDTRRGAPAIHRRFEALAAAGGWTGIHAEFGVGSAVLYGDMLLSWSDELMNDTIDSLDRRDWAAAVRAEYSMMRTEVTAGQYLDILEENAWQGYSDAELVERAHRILTYKSAKYSVEAPLALGSLGAGGTEEQVRALREYGLPVGVAFQLRDDVLGVFGDAQITGKPSGDDLREGKRTVLVALARAELAGRERAEFDRLVGDPTLSATQVSHLQEVMRRTGALDAVEALIADSVAAGKAALVGAPLGETSVRELLLLADKVSARDA from the coding sequence GTGAATGAAACCGTGCAGCTTCGTGACCAGGTTCAAACGCGGACCGAGGCCTTCCTGGCCGACCGCAGGACAATTCTCTCGCGCATCTCCCCCGACCTTGCGCCGTTTTCAGATTTCTCCCAGACCTTTCTCAGTGGAGGCAAGCGATTTCGCGCCACCTTCGCGCTGTGGGGATGGCGCGCCGTAACCGAGCACTCAGCCCCCTCCCGCCTGCACGAGGAGCGCGCCCGCGCCGAGATCATTGGGATCGGCAGCGCCGTGGAAATGTTCCACGCCGCGGCCCTCGTCCACGACGACATCATCGATAACTCCGATACCCGGCGCGGGGCCCCCGCGATCCACCGCCGATTCGAGGCACTCGCGGCCGCGGGCGGCTGGACCGGAATCCACGCCGAGTTTGGCGTGGGCTCGGCCGTGCTCTACGGCGATATGCTGCTGTCCTGGAGCGATGAGCTCATGAACGACACCATCGATTCCCTGGACCGCCGCGACTGGGCCGCCGCCGTGCGCGCCGAATACTCGATGATGCGCACCGAGGTGACCGCGGGACAGTATCTCGACATCCTGGAGGAAAACGCCTGGCAGGGTTATAGCGACGCCGAGCTGGTGGAGCGCGCCCACCGCATCCTCACCTATAAGTCCGCCAAATACAGTGTGGAAGCCCCGCTTGCGCTCGGCTCCCTCGGCGCCGGCGGCACGGAGGAGCAGGTGCGTGCGCTGCGCGAATACGGGCTCCCCGTGGGGGTGGCCTTTCAGCTGCGCGATGACGTCCTGGGCGTATTTGGCGATGCCCAGATTACGGGCAAGCCCAGCGGCGATGACCTGCGCGAGGGCAAGCGCACGGTGCTGGTTGCGCTGGCCCGCGCCGAACTCGCGGGTCGGGAGCGGGCCGAATTTGATCGGCTCGTGGGCGATCCGACGCTTAGCGCTACCCAGGTGAGCCACCTGCAGGAGGTCATGCGCCGCACGGGTGCGCTGGATGCGGTGGAGGCGCTCATCGCCGATTCCGTGGCCGCGGGTAAGGCCGCCCTCGTGGGCGCTCCCCTCGGGGAGACCTCGGTGCGCGAGCTTCTGCTCCTCGCGGATAAAGTTAGCGCCCGGGACGCCTAG
- a CDS encoding Rv2175c family DNA-binding protein, whose protein sequence is MTDAISQREWLSIPALVDLLDLTPSRIRRLIEDKHLLAIRHEGVLSVPADFLRDGEPLVYLRGTLFLLEDAGFSTEEAMSWLLEVDDALGVAPIDALNAGRKTEVRRVAQALA, encoded by the coding sequence GTGACTGACGCAATTTCGCAGCGAGAGTGGCTCTCGATTCCTGCCCTGGTAGACCTATTAGACCTAACCCCCAGCCGTATCCGGCGCCTCATCGAGGATAAGCATCTCCTGGCCATTCGCCATGAGGGTGTCCTGAGCGTGCCGGCCGATTTCCTGCGCGATGGTGAACCCCTCGTTTATCTGCGGGGCACCCTGTTCCTCCTGGAGGACGCCGGTTTCAGCACCGAGGAGGCCATGTCCTGGTTGCTCGAGGTGGATGACGCCCTCGGCGTGGCTCCCATCGACGCCCTGAATGCCGGTCGCAAGACCGAGGTTCGCCGCGTCGCCCAGGCCCTGGCCTAG
- a CDS encoding GntR family transcriptional regulator, producing MEDDIRPIFLRIAELIENGIVAGTYATGDQVPSTTELAAFHRINPATVGKGLNQLVDRGILHKRRGLGMFVSEGARDALIAERSAEFHGTYIRPLLIEAERLGLDTTDIIALISRKDHP from the coding sequence GTGGAAGACGATATTCGTCCCATATTTCTTCGCATCGCCGAACTCATCGAGAACGGCATCGTCGCGGGTACCTATGCCACGGGCGACCAGGTGCCCTCCACCACGGAGCTCGCCGCGTTCCACCGCATCAACCCGGCCACGGTGGGCAAAGGACTTAACCAGCTCGTGGACCGGGGCATCCTGCATAAGCGGCGCGGCCTCGGAATGTTTGTCAGCGAGGGGGCCCGCGACGCCCTGATCGCCGAACGAAGCGCCGAATTTCACGGCACCTATATTCGCCCGCTCCTGATCGAGGCCGAACGCCTCGGGCTGGATACCACCGATATCATCGCCCTCATTTCCAGAAAGGACCACCCATGA
- a CDS encoding AMP-dependent synthetase/ligase, translating to MAQFEIPAVVPADPEANTTDLLIERVRLTPDRVLFSIPNGDGWDDVTATEFLSQVVALAKGLVASGVEPGQKIGLLAKTSYQWTLIDFATWFAGAVLVPIYETSSPTQIQWILSDSEATAVIVETAEHFARFDEVHADLPLIGPVLQLDLGALDKLVAAGAAVPDEEIERRRNLARGEDMATLIYTSGSTGRPKGCVIMHSNFVELSRNAAVGLSKVVETPGASTVIFLTLAHVFARFISVLAMYAGVRTGHQHDTTKLMPALATFKPTFLLVVPRVLEKVYNSAEQKAETGGKGKIFRKASATAIEYSKALDAGKVSFGLRARFKLYDTLVLSKLRAAMGGNVEYAVSGSAPLGPRLGHFFKALGLTVLEGYGLTETTAPATVNRPEKTKIGTVGIPMPGTAVRTAPDGEIEVRGNCVFKEYWNNPEATEEAFNDGWFRTGDLGEFDSEGYLTVTGRKKEIIVTAGGKNVAPAALEDPVRANPLVSQIVVVGDRRPFIAALITIDAEMLPTWLKNNGADTSLTVEQAAHNPAVLAEIQGAIDAANTRVSRAESIRKFVILTHDFTEASGHLTPKMSIKRGEIMKDYADVVDGIYAATPTQNVSLK from the coding sequence GTGGCACAGTTTGAGATTCCCGCCGTCGTCCCCGCCGACCCGGAAGCCAATACAACAGACCTGCTGATTGAGCGCGTGCGCCTCACCCCGGACCGAGTTCTGTTCTCCATCCCCAACGGCGACGGATGGGACGATGTCACCGCCACCGAGTTCCTCAGCCAGGTGGTGGCCCTCGCCAAGGGACTGGTCGCGAGCGGAGTGGAGCCCGGCCAGAAGATCGGCCTGCTCGCCAAGACCAGCTATCAGTGGACGCTGATCGACTTCGCCACCTGGTTCGCCGGTGCCGTGCTGGTTCCCATCTACGAGACCAGCTCCCCCACGCAGATTCAGTGGATCCTGAGCGATTCCGAGGCCACCGCCGTGATCGTGGAGACCGCCGAGCACTTTGCCCGTTTTGACGAGGTGCACGCGGATCTGCCGCTGATCGGCCCGGTCCTGCAGCTGGACCTGGGTGCGCTGGATAAGCTCGTCGCTGCCGGTGCCGCGGTGCCCGATGAGGAGATCGAGCGCCGCCGCAATCTGGCCCGCGGCGAGGACATGGCCACCCTGATTTATACGTCCGGTTCCACCGGCCGCCCCAAGGGCTGCGTCATCATGCACTCCAATTTTGTGGAGCTCTCCCGCAATGCCGCGGTGGGGCTGTCCAAGGTGGTGGAGACGCCCGGCGCCTCCACCGTGATCTTCCTCACCCTGGCCCACGTATTTGCGCGTTTCATCTCGGTACTCGCGATGTATGCGGGTGTGCGCACGGGCCACCAGCACGACACCACCAAGCTCATGCCCGCGCTGGCCACGTTTAAACCCACCTTCCTGCTGGTGGTGCCGCGCGTGCTGGAGAAGGTATATAACTCCGCCGAGCAGAAGGCGGAGACCGGCGGCAAGGGCAAGATTTTCCGCAAGGCCAGCGCCACGGCAATCGAATATTCCAAGGCCCTCGACGCGGGCAAGGTCTCGTTTGGCCTGCGCGCCCGGTTTAAGCTCTATGACACCCTGGTGCTCTCCAAGCTGCGGGCGGCAATGGGCGGCAACGTGGAATATGCGGTATCCGGTTCCGCGCCGCTCGGCCCGCGCCTCGGGCACTTCTTTAAGGCCCTGGGGCTCACCGTGCTTGAGGGCTATGGCCTCACCGAAACCACCGCCCCGGCCACGGTCAACCGCCCCGAGAAGACCAAAATTGGCACCGTGGGAATCCCGATGCCCGGCACCGCCGTGCGCACCGCCCCCGATGGCGAGATCGAGGTGCGCGGAAACTGCGTCTTCAAGGAGTATTGGAATAACCCCGAGGCCACGGAGGAGGCGTTTAACGACGGCTGGTTCCGCACGGGCGACCTGGGCGAGTTTGATTCCGAGGGCTATCTCACGGTCACGGGCCGCAAGAAGGAGATCATCGTCACGGCCGGCGGTAAAAACGTCGCGCCGGCCGCGCTGGAGGACCCGGTCCGGGCCAATCCGCTCGTGAGCCAGATCGTGGTGGTGGGCGATCGCCGCCCGTTTATCGCCGCCCTGATCACGATCGACGCGGAGATGCTGCCCACCTGGCTCAAAAATAACGGCGCCGATACCTCGCTCACGGTGGAGCAGGCAGCACATAATCCCGCGGTCCTTGCCGAGATCCAGGGGGCCATCGATGCCGCCAATACCCGGGTGTCCCGCGCCGAGTCCATTCGCAAATTTGTGATCCTGACCCATGACTTCACCGAGGCCAGCGGTCACCTCACGCCGAAGATGAGCATTAAGCGCGGCGAGATCATGAAGGATTATGCGGATGTGGTGGATGGAATCTACGCCGCCACCCCCACCCAGAATGTCTCGCTGAAATAG
- a CDS encoding DUF3040 domain-containing protein: MGMPLSEQEQRLLDEMERNLYGHDADFVSTAGDKRGRPSYRSIALGALIAILGIGALIVGVVLQQPVIGIIGFIAMLGGVMVAITPSKNAVAKVEPEQFFASNKSGGRQAPASSGGFMDRMNDRWDKRDDNQR, encoded by the coding sequence ATGGGTATGCCACTATCCGAGCAGGAGCAGCGTCTTCTCGACGAGATGGAACGCAATCTCTACGGTCACGACGCCGATTTTGTGTCGACCGCGGGCGATAAGCGTGGAAGGCCGAGCTATCGGAGCATTGCTCTGGGCGCACTAATTGCGATTCTGGGCATCGGTGCCCTCATCGTGGGTGTGGTCCTGCAGCAGCCCGTGATCGGCATCATCGGCTTCATCGCCATGCTCGGTGGGGTCATGGTTGCCATCACCCCGTCCAAGAATGCCGTGGCCAAGGTGGAGCCCGAGCAGTTTTTTGCAAGCAATAAGTCCGGCGGCCGTCAGGCCCCCGCCTCCTCCGGCGGCTTCATGGATCGCATGAACGATCGCTGGGATAAGCGCGACGATAACCAGCGCTAG
- a CDS encoding lysophospholipid acyltransferase family protein — protein MFYRIMKSCIIAPLLKPLFRVWVVGAENIPENGAAILASNHLSVVDSIFLPLYLRRRVTFLAKSDYFTGKGLKGWAVKTFMNAAGQLPIDRSGGKASEAALNTGLGVLSRGELLGIYPEGTRSPDGRMYRGRTGVARMVLESGVTVIPVAMIDTEKAMPIGKRLPRPRRLGIIIGEPLDFSRFEGMEGDRFILRSVTDELMSEMQRLSRQEYVDVYASTLKNKIPANTR, from the coding sequence ATGTTTTATCGGATTATGAAGTCGTGCATCATTGCACCCCTTTTGAAGCCGCTGTTTCGTGTGTGGGTGGTGGGCGCGGAGAATATCCCCGAGAACGGCGCCGCCATTCTTGCGAGCAATCACCTGTCCGTTGTGGACTCCATTTTTCTTCCGCTCTATCTTCGCCGCCGCGTCACGTTCCTCGCGAAGAGCGATTATTTCACGGGCAAGGGCCTGAAGGGCTGGGCCGTGAAGACGTTTATGAACGCGGCCGGCCAGCTGCCGATCGACCGTTCGGGCGGGAAGGCCTCCGAGGCAGCCCTCAATACGGGCCTCGGCGTGCTCTCTCGCGGCGAACTATTGGGCATCTACCCCGAGGGCACCCGCAGCCCCGATGGGCGCATGTATCGCGGCCGCACGGGTGTGGCGCGGATGGTATTGGAATCCGGCGTGACCGTGATTCCCGTGGCGATGATTGATACCGAGAAGGCCATGCCGATCGGCAAACGACTGCCGCGGCCGCGCCGCCTGGGCATCATCATCGGCGAGCCCCTGGACTTCAGCCGGTTTGAGGGCATGGAGGGCGACCGCTTCATCCTGCGCTCGGTGACCGATGAACTGATGAGCGAAATGCAGCGCCTGAGCCGCCAGGAATACGTGGACGTATACGCAAGCACGCTGAAGAATAAAATCCCGGCCAACACGCGCTAG
- a CDS encoding ROK family glucokinase yields MHAIGIDIGGTKIAGAVVDEGGQILEALRVPTAATDAASIEAAVVEMVLELSARHEVCAVGVAAAGFVDAAQSSMYYAPNIAWRNEPLRQKLSEKITLPIIIENDANAAGWAEFVYGAGALTSDMVMLTIGTGVGGAIVINDRLIRGGFGVAAELGHMRLVPGGLPCGCGAEGCFEQYASGRALQRYCEELADAGSPELARVRAEHNGLNGALIGDLITAQDPGALAALDTLGTRIGEAAASLGAVLDPQLFVIGGGVAQAGELLLDPIRRAYRAHHPAHGYHPEAEFVIAQLVNDAGVVGAADIARRFAERVPA; encoded by the coding sequence ATGCATGCAATCGGTATAGACATCGGCGGAACCAAGATTGCCGGCGCCGTGGTGGATGAGGGTGGCCAGATCCTGGAGGCACTGCGGGTGCCCACCGCCGCGACCGATGCCGCGAGCATCGAGGCCGCCGTGGTGGAGATGGTGCTGGAACTCTCCGCGCGGCACGAGGTGTGCGCCGTGGGTGTGGCCGCCGCGGGCTTTGTGGACGCCGCCCAGTCCTCGATGTATTACGCCCCCAATATCGCCTGGCGCAATGAGCCCCTGCGGCAGAAGCTCTCCGAGAAAATCACGCTTCCGATCATCATCGAAAACGACGCCAATGCCGCGGGCTGGGCCGAGTTTGTTTATGGTGCCGGTGCGCTCACCAGCGATATGGTCATGCTCACCATCGGAACCGGCGTGGGGGGTGCCATCGTGATTAACGATCGCCTGATCCGCGGCGGCTTTGGTGTGGCCGCCGAGCTGGGACATATGCGCCTGGTTCCCGGGGGCCTGCCCTGCGGCTGTGGCGCCGAGGGCTGCTTTGAACAATATGCCTCGGGCCGCGCCCTGCAGCGCTATTGTGAGGAGCTTGCCGATGCCGGTTCCCCCGAGCTGGCCCGCGTCCGCGCCGAACATAACGGACTAAACGGCGCACTGATCGGCGACCTGATCACCGCGCAGGACCCCGGCGCGCTGGCCGCCCTGGACACCCTCGGCACCCGGATCGGCGAGGCCGCGGCGAGCCTCGGCGCGGTCCTGGACCCGCAGCTCTTTGTGATCGGCGGGGGAGTGGCCCAGGCCGGCGAGCTCTTGCTGGATCCCATCCGGAGGGCGTATCGTGCTCATCATCCGGCACACGGATACCACCCCGAGGCCGAGTTTGTGATTGCCCAGCTGGTCAACGACGCCGGCGTGGTGGGTGCGGCCGATATTGCGCGGCGTTTCGCCGAACGCGTACCGGCCTAG
- the def gene encoding peptide deformylase translates to MSEREIRIFGDPVLKTVSDPVEQIDDRVRGLVQDLLDSVRLPGRAGVAASQIGVNLRAFSYNVDGEIGYLINPTIVEVSGEKEFVDEGCLSVPELWYPVERYPFARAVGIDLDGNTVEVAGTGVLAQALQHEVDHLDGLLYLDRLTKENRRAAMKQIRESSWF, encoded by the coding sequence ATGAGCGAACGCGAAATTCGGATCTTCGGAGACCCGGTCCTGAAGACCGTCTCCGATCCGGTCGAGCAGATTGACGACCGCGTGCGCGGCCTCGTGCAGGATCTGCTGGACTCGGTGCGGCTGCCCGGACGCGCCGGTGTGGCGGCGAGCCAGATCGGTGTGAACCTGCGGGCCTTCAGCTATAACGTGGACGGCGAGATCGGCTATCTGATCAACCCCACGATCGTGGAGGTTTCCGGGGAGAAGGAGTTTGTGGACGAGGGCTGTCTCTCGGTTCCCGAGCTCTGGTACCCGGTGGAGCGCTATCCCTTTGCGCGCGCCGTGGGTATCGATCTGGACGGTAATACCGTTGAGGTCGCGGGCACGGGTGTGCTCGCCCAGGCATTGCAGCACGAGGTGGACCATCTTGACGGGCTGCTCTATCTGGACCGCCTGACCAAGGAAAACCGGCGTGCGGCCATGAAGCAGATCCGCGAGAGCTCCTGGTTCTAA